DNA from Pseudomonas mendocina:
ATCGTGGCCATCGTGCTGCTCGTCAGCTGGGTGTGGCAGCCCACTCGTGATCTGTGGGACGCCGCCGATCTATGGCTGTTCAAGCTGCTCAACGACCCTGTGCATGCCGCCGGGCTGTGGGCCAAGATCTGGGCCATTGGTAGCATGCGACCCGTCGATGCCGGTGTTGGCGTGGTGATGCTGGCGGTGATGCTCAAGGCCGGCCTGGTCTTCGAAGGCCCACAGGTGCGCCGAGCGCTGTACGCCTTCCTCACCGCCCTGGTCACCCTGCTGCTGCTGCGCGTAGGTTTCGCCGAGCTGGTCAAGGCCATGGGCTGGCAGCGCCCCAGCGCTTCACTGGTGGTCGAAGGCAGCGCGCGCCTGACCGAGCTGTTCCCTGACTGGGAGGAGCGCTGGGATCTGAAGGACAGCGCCAGCCGCAGCTTCCCTGGCGATCATGCCTCGGTACTGTTGATCTGGGCATTCTTCATGACCTTCTTCGCGCGTAACTGGCGTCTGCTGCTGGTCTGGGTGATTGCCGTGATCGGCATGCTGCCGCGCCTGGTAGCCGGTGCTCACTGGGGCTCGGATGCCTTCGTCGGCGGCATGTTCCTCAGCCTGCTGGCGCTGGCCTGGGCTTGCTATACCCCGCTCGGCTACCACGCCAGCGAATGGCTGGAGAAAATCACCCTGCCGATCACCTCACGCCTGGCCAAGCTACCGCTGCTGGGCCGCCTGAGCATCGTCAGCGGGCGTTGAACGATAGACCGTGGGTGCGCCGTGCGCACCGCGAAGACCGCAGTGCTTGCCTGGTGCGCACGACGCACCCTATGAAAAATCGTCCGACCGACAGTTGCTCCGTGGCGTCACACGAGGTGGCCCCACGATCCCCTAGTCTTCATCCGCCCAGGGGTGACGCAGGCCACCGCCCTGCTGTTCGTTGAACTGATGGATCTGCCGGCGCTGCTTCTTGCTCGGCCGGCCATCGGTCTGCACGCCGAGGGCGCCAGCCTTGCGCATCGCCGCAGCCTGTTCGCGACGGGCGATGCTCTCCTCGGTCTCGCGATAGAGCAACTGCGCCTCGGGAGCGCCACGGCGGACGCTGGACAATGCCAGCACGACCACCGTGCGCTCATCGAAACCGGTACGCAGCACGTACTCATCACCGATCTTCGGCTCCTTGCCCGGCTTGCAACGCTCGCCGCGGTGGTGCACCTTGCCACCTTCTATAGCCGCCTTGCACAGGGCGCGAGTCTTGTAGAAGCGTGCGGCCCACAGCCATTTGTCCAGGCGAATCCTGTCGTCGTCTTTCTCGCTCATTTCACACTCTGTTGGTTTCATCCCTTGCGCTTGCGTACTGGCTGATGCAGTTGTCACACGGCGCATCTAGAATGCGCGGAATCATAGGCCTTGTCGGCCATCGGGAACACCGCCACCTTGAACAGCATCGACCCACTCAGCGTGATCGGCCTGCGCGAATGGATCAACCTGCCGCAACTCGGCATCGTTGGCCTGCGCGCCAAGATCGACACCGGCGCCAGCACCTCCAGCCTGCACGCGAGCGACATCCAGCCGTTCCAGCGTGACGGCGAGGACTGGGTGCGGTTCACCGCCTACCTCGGTACCCAGGTGCAACGCCGTCATCGCTGCGAGGCGCCACTGGTGTCGGTCAAGCGCATCAAGAGTTCCAATGGCCAGGTGCAGAACCGCTACGTGATCCGTACCGAGCTGGCCCTGGGCGATCGCCTGTGGCCGGTGGAATTCACCCTGGCCTGCCGCAAGACCATGCGCTACCGCGTATTGCTCGGTTCCAAGGCGCTGGTCACCGGTCATCTGCTGGTCAACCCGGCGCTCAGCTACGTACAAGACAAACCCGCCCTGCCTCCCTCACTCCCAGGTGTCCAATGAAGATCGCCGTGCTGTCGCGCAACCCGCGCCTCTATTCCACCCGCCGTCTGGTGGAGGCTGGCCAGCAGCGCGGCCATGAAATGGTGGTGATCGACACCCTGCGCGCCTATATGAACATCGCCAGCCACAAGCCGCAGATTCACTATCGCGGCCAGGCCATGGAAGGTTTCGATGCGGTGATCCCGCGCATCGGCGCCTCGGTGACCTTCTATGGCTGCGCGGTACTGCGCCAGTTCGAAATGATGGGCGTGTTCCCGCTCAACGAGTCGGTGGCCATCAGTCGCTCGCGCGACAAGTTGCGCGCGCTGCAGTTGCTCTCGCGCAAGGGCATCGGTCTGCCGGTGACCGGCTTCGCCCACTCGCCGGACGACATTCCGGATCTGATCCAGATGGTCGGCGGCGCGCCGCTGGTGATCAAGGTGCTGGAAGGTACCCAGGGCATGGGCGTGGTGCTGGCAGAAACGCACAAGGCCGCCGAGTCGGTGATCGAGGCCTTCCTCGGTCTCAAGCAGGACATCATGGTGCAGGAATACATCAGCGAAGCCGGCGGCGCCGACATCCGCTGCTTCGTGGTCGGTGACAAGGTGATCGCGGCAATGAAGCGCCAGGCCAAGGCCGGCGAGTTCCGCTCCAACCTGCACCGCGGTGGCTCCGCCAGCCTGATAAAGATCACCCCGGAGGAGCGCATGACCGCCGTGCGTGCCGCGCGGGTGATGGGCCTGAACGTGGCCGGCGTCGACATTCTGCGCTCCAATCACGGCCCGCTGGTGATGGAGGTGAATTCCTCGCCTGGCCTGGAAGGCATCGAGGTGACCACCGGCAAGGACGTCGCCGGGATGATCATCGAGCACCTGGAAAAACATGCCGAGCCAGGTCAGACGCGTACCAAGGGTCGCGGATGAGCGCGCTGTTCGACGGCCGCCTGGCGCTGATCACTCCAGCATCAGCCATCGCCGAAGACGTGCTCGAGGCGACCCTGGCGCAGCTCGATGTACTCGGCATTCGCTATCACCTGGGCCAGCACGTGCGTGCGCGCCACCGCTACCTGGCCGGTACGCCTGAACAACGCCTGGAAGACCTGCACCGGGCCTTCAGCCTGCCGGACATCAGCGCCGTCTGGTGCCTGCGCGGCGGTTATGGCTGCGCGCAGTTGGTGGAGGCGATCGACTGGCCGCTGCTCCAACAGGCCAGCCCGCGTCCGCTGATCGGCTTTTCCGATCTGTCGATCCTGCTCAGCGCCTTCCAACAGCATGGGCTCCCCGCCATTCATGGCCCGGTCGCCACGGCGCTCGGTCATCAGGCGCTGTCGGCGCCTGGTGGCCAGCGCGAACGCCTGACCTCGACTCAGGCGCTTTGGGCCTTGCTCAAAGGTCAGCACCAGCCGTTGCCGGTGCGCCATATCAGCGGGCCTGCGCATGCCATAGACGGTCAGCTGCAGGGCGGCAACCTCACGGCACTGGCCAGCGTCTGCGGCACCGGCGCCGAGCTGCGCCTGGTAGAGGACTCGATCCTGATTCTGGAAGACGTCGGTGAACCGTACTACCGCCTGGAGCGCAGCCTCTGGCAACTGCTCAACAGCTTCGCCGGTCAGCGGCCGCGTGCCGTCTGCCTGGGCAGCTTCACCGATTGTCCACGACGCGGCGTGCATCACAGCCTGGAGCAGATCATCGGCGAATACCTCGCCCCGCTAGGCATTCCTCTATACGGCGATCTCCCCAGCGGCCATGGCGACAGCAACTATCCCTGGCCCTATGGCCAAAAGGCGCGGCTGAGCGGCAGCAGCCTGAGCTGGTAAACCCAGCTCAACCCTGGCGCGCCTGCATCCAGGCCAGAAACTCCGCCTCGGCCATCGGCCGGCCAAACAGATAGCCCTGACCCAGGGCACAGTTCTGTTCACGCAGCAGCGCCAGTTGGCTGTCACGCTCGACGCCTTCGGCCACGCACTCAAGACCCAGGTTGCGGGCGATCATCAGGATGGTCTGCACCAGCATCTGCCCGCTGGCCTCTCCATCGAGGTCAGAGACGAAACTGCGATCGATCTTCAAGCGATCCAGCGGCAGACGCTTGAGGTAGGTCAGCGACGAATAACCCGTGCCGAAATCGTCGATGGCGAAACGCACGCCCTGTGCCTTGAGCTGCTGCATGTTGCCAATGCAGCGGTCGACGTCCTCCAGCAGCACGCCTTCGGTGATTTCCAGTTCCAGCGCCTGCGCCGGCACCCCGTGACGCCGCAGGCAGTCTTCGACCCGCTCGACGCAGGCGGCATGGCGCAGCTCGCGCGGGCTGAGGTTCACCGCCAGCACCAGGTGCGGCCACTGCATCTGCCAGCGAGCCAGCGCCGCGCAGGCCTGCTCCAGCACCCACTGGCCGATGTCCTGGATCAGCCCGGTTTCCTCAGCCAGGGGGATGAATTGATCCGGCCCGATCTCGCCGCGCTCGGGGTGTCGCCAGCGCAGCAGCACCTCAGCGCCGGCGACCGAGTCGTCGGCCAGCCTCAGCTGCGGCTGGAATACCAGCTGCAGTTGCTGTCGCGCGATGGCCTGGCGCAGTTCGCTCTGCAGTTGCAGACGCTGGTCGATGGCGGCCTGCATCTCCGGGGCGAAGAAGTGCAGCGCGTTGCGCCCGGCGTGCTTGGCTCGGTACATGGCGGTATCGGCCTGCTTGAGAATGTCCGAAGCCTGCTGCAGACCCATGGGGTGCAGGGCGATCCCGATACTGGCGCTGATCGCCAGCTCATGACCATCGATCAGGCAACTGCCTTGCAAGCCACGCAGCAGCTTCTCGCCCACCGCCGCGGCGTGCTCGGCGACCGCTTGCGGCTCGTGCCCGAGGGCTTCGAGCAGTACCACGAACTCATCGCCGCCCAGACGCGCCAGGGTATCTTCGGTGCGCAGTTCCGCAGCCAGTCGAGTGGTCACCTCGCACAGCAGGGCATCGCCGACCAGATGCCCGAGGCTGTCGTTGACCGTCTTGAAGTGATCCAGATCGATGAACAGCAAGGCGCCCAGGCTGCCCTCACGATTCTCGCGATCCATCGCGTGCTGCAGTCGGTCAAGCAGCAGGCGGCGGTTGGGCAAGCCGGTGAGTTCGTCGCTGTAGGCCAGGCGTTCGATCTCGCGCTGGTAGCGCTGACGCTCGGAAATATCGGTAACGCTGGCACGAATCAGCAGCTCCTCGCCCGGCATGCGCACCAGACGCACTTCGCATGGCAACTGACGGCCGGCACTGTCACGGTGGTTCCATTCGAAGACCGGCGCCTCGCCCTTGATGGCGCGGCGCAGGTATTCCTTGCCGGCACGTGACGAGAGGCGGCCATCGGCCTGGCGCAGCGGGCTGATGCTCTGGATCGAACGGCCTCGCAACTCCTCGCGCCGATAGCGGAACAGCCTCAGAGCGTTTTCGTTGAACTCGACGATGCCACCCTCCGGACTGAACAGCAGGATCGCCTCGGGGGCGTGCTCGACCAGCGTTTGGTAGCGTGCCTCGGCCTCGCGCCGCGCACTGATGTCTTCGACCAGCAGCAGGAACAACGTCGGCCGACCAGCGCTACCACGCACGACGCTTAGGCTGACGCGGGTGTAGACCACCTGGCCATCGCCACGCAGGAAGCGCTTGTCCATCTCGAAACCGTCGCTGCTACCCAGCAACACCGGTTCCAGTCGCGCCTTCTCGGCTGCCATGTCGCCCGGGTGCGACAACTGGTGCCAGGTACTGGCCAGCAGCTCCTCGCGGCTACGACTAAGAATGCTGCAGAGCTTCTGGTTGATCTCCTCCCAGCCAAAGGCCTGGGTGGTCAGCGCCATGCCGATCAACGGCGCCTCGAAGAACAGGCGCAGACGCTCGTCGCGCTCGCGCAACTGCGACTCGGCACGCTTGCGCTCACTGATGTCCTGCACCACGCCGTAAAGGCGCACCAGGCTACCGTCGTCATCACGCTCGACCATACCGCGCAGGCGCACCAGGCGAGCGCCCAGCCGCGCCACCAGACGCACCTCGATATCCAGGTCTTCGAGCCCGTTCTGTGCGGCCTGCAACGTCTGCATGATCAGCGCCTGGCTGGGCGTGTCGTAGTAATCGAGCACCTGCTCGAGCGTCGGCGGCCCCTGATGGATGTCGCGCTCGACGATGCGATAGCAGCCATCGCTCCAGAACATGCTGTAGTCGCTGATCTCCAGCACCCAGCCGCCCAGATTGGCGATGTCTTCGGTCTGACTGAACAGGTGGCTCTGGCGCAGCATTTCCGCGCGCTGCCGCTCGACCTGCGCGGCCAGCTCCTCGCGCTCGCTGACATCGTGCTGCAAGCCGACGAAATGGCTGATGCCCCGCTCATCGCGCATCGGCGCCAGTACCACTTCGTTCCAGAAGCGGCTACCATCCTTGCGTACGTTACGCACCACGGCCTGCGCCGCACGCCCCTCGCGCAGGGCGCTACGCAGCTTTTGAAGACCATGCTGACTGGCCTCATCATTGGCCAGGAACAGGCAATCGCGCCCCAGGGCCTCCGCCACGGAATAGCCCGTGATTTGAGTAAAGGCGGGGTTGCAGTAGACCAAGGGCATGTCGCCCTGACGCGCATCGGCAATGGTCACACCCAGCGGGCTGGCTTCCATCGCCAGGTTGGCGCGCGCCAACTGCTGTTGCATCTGCGCACTGAGCGCCAGAGTTTGACGCAGGTCGCTCAGCGCCCGGCCAACCAGCAAGGCAGCGCCCATCAGCAACAGCACGGCGAGTTGCAGGTGATTGCGCTGCAGATCCAGATCGCCCTGGCTCAGACCGGTGCGCAGCAACGGCAGCAACAAGGTGGCGCAATAACCCAGCATCACGCCGTACAAGGCGCCGGCGAAGGCATGTCGCAGCGCCAGCACCAGCATGCTGATACCCAGCAACGGCAGAGCGAGCAGTGACGGCAGGCTGCCGAGCAGCAGCATCAGCAACAGGAAAGCGCCCACGGCGAACAACCAGCCGAACAGTGAACGGCTGACAATCAGTGTCGGCGCCGAACTCTCACCTCGCGCCTGCAACCAGCCACGCGCTCGCAGCAATGGGGTAGCGAATGCCAGCAGTGGTGCGCTCAGCGCGAGCAGATTGATGCCGTCGGTCAACCAGACTGACAAACTGGCCTGCGCCCACTGCTCAGCACTCTGAAAACCGGTCAGCCACAGGTTGCTCTGCAGACCGAGCGCTACCACGGTCACCGGCACCAGCACGCCAAAGGCGAGAAAACGCAGCAGATCGACCAGCCGCCCCAGCGCCGGATCGAAATCTCCGCGCCGCAATAGCCACCAGCCCAGGGCAACGGAAGCCGTCTCGGGCAAGGCATACAGCGGCGCCCACTGCCAGGGCAGGCCCCACAATGGCACGCTGAACAAGGCATTGAGATAAAGCGCAGGCAGCACCCGCGGCCCCCACCACAGGCAAAGCGCCAGGCCGAGTACCAATGGCAGATAGCACAGCGCTACCCCGTCATTCAGGCGGGTGCTCAGAGAAATCCAGGTGCCCAGATGGAAAAGAGGCAGCGGCAGCCACCATGTCCACTTGGGTAAGCGATTGGGCAACGCGGCGGACATGCAGGCCTCGAATGGATGCGCTGGCAAAGCATAGCCTAGCGCCAGAGCCCTTGGCAGCATATTGCCAGCACTCAGAGAGACCTACTGGACGGCCGGTGCCCAGCCGGCTACACCGCGTCGCGTGGTAACAGCAGACCCAAAGGCAGCCTGACTCTCGCTTCGAGTCCACCACCGCTGCGGTTGCGCAGCTCCACGCTACCGCCATGCAACGCAGCGATGCGCTTGACGATGGCCAGGCCCAGGCCGGTACCACGCCCACCACGGGCACGGTCGCCACGGATGAAGGGGTTGAAGATGCTATCCAGCTCGCCCGGATCGATACCCGCGCCGCGATCCAGCACGCTGAGCACCACATAGGGGGCGGCATGATCGCCGGCCAGGCTGGCGACCACCTCGACGGCATCGCCACCGCCATGATTGAGAGCGTTCTCCACCAGGTTGGTGAGCAGGCGCTTGGTCGAGACGCGGCGCAATGGGAAGGGCGGGATCGGCTCCAGACACAGGCGTACGCGCTCTTCACCCTGGTTGTAGGGTGCTAGTGTCTCGCGCACCAGTTCGCAGAAGTCGGCCTCCTCCACTGGCTCACCACGCCCGTCGCGGATGAAGGCGAGGAACTGATCGAGGATGGCGTCCATGTCCTCGATGTCACGCACCATGTCATCGGTCAGCTCGGTGTCGTTCTCCATGAACTCCAGCGCCAGACGCAGACGAGTCAGCGGTGTGCGCAGGTCATGGGAGACACCGGCGAGCATCAGCTCTCGCTCGCGGGCAGCCTGTTCGACGTCCTCGGCCATCTGATTGAAGGCGCGGTACACCTCGGTCATCTCGCTCGGCGTATCGCTGATCGGCAGGCGCACGCTGCGTCCCTGGCCGAGCTGGCGAGCGGCGTAGACCAGGCGCTTGAGCGGTGCGTTGAGCTGACGCACGAAGATCCAGGCCGCCGCGGTGGACAGCAGGCCGATACCGAGGAACCAGCCGAGTACACTCCAGATACGCTGACCACGCAGCGGATGCGGGTACATAGGCACCCTCACCCAGCCATCGCCCAGGCTGGGCGCATGCACCCAAAGTGCCGGTGGCGAGGTGGCGCGTACCCGCGTTTCGGTATCAGGCCCCAGTTCGGTCTGCATCTGCCGCTGGAAGATTTCGCTGTAGGGCCAGTGCTGCTCGCTGGCCGGCACCTTGTCACGCGGAATACGCTTGAGACCGGCGGCCTCGGCGATATGATCGCGATCCTCGGGACTGGCCGCCCAATAGGCGCGCAACGTCAGGGCAGCACCGTGGCTGTACTGACGGTCGACCAGCACGTCTTCGTTCATCATCAGGTACACCAGGGTCAGCGCCTTGGAGAACAGGACGACGATCAGCACCAGCCAGAGGGTGCGGGCGAAGAAGCTTTGCGGGAACCAGTAAGGGGTTTTCATCGATACTCGGGAGACTTGGGGCAGGTCGCGCTCGGCAACCCACCAGGTGACGTTCCAGCAGACGACCAGGCGGATGAAGTGGCTTCATCCGCACTGCGCGGTTACTTGTTGCCGTCGGGAACGAACACGTAGCCCACGCCCCAGACGGTCTGGATATAGCGTGGCTTGGATGGATCGGGCTCGATCAGGCGACGCAGGCGACTGATCTGTACGTCGATGGAGCGCTCCAGCGCGTCCCACTCGCGGCCACGGGCCAGATTCATCAGCTTGTCGCGGGTCAGCGGCTCGCGGGCGTGCTGCACCAGCGCCTTGAGCACGGCAAACTCACCCGTGGTGAGCATGTGCACTTCCTCGCCCTTCTTCAGCTCGCGCGTGGCCAGCGACAGTTCGTACTCACCGAAGCTGACGCTTTCGTCCTCGCTGCCCGGCGCGCCCGGTACCACCGGAGCCTGGCGGCGCAGCACGGCCTTGATCCGCGCCAGCAGCTCACGCGGGTTGAACGGTTTTGCCAGGTAGTCGTCGGCGCCCAGCTCCAGGCCCTGAATCCGGCTGGATTCATCGCCCTTGGCGGTAAGCATGATGATCGGCATCTGGTTGCCCGCCTCACGCAGACGACGGCAGGCAGAAAGGCCATCCTCGCCCGGCAGCATCAGATCCAGCACCACCAGGTTGAACAGCTCGCGCGCCAGCAGGCGATCCATCTGTTCGACGTTTTCCACCGCGCGCACCCGGTAGCCCTGTTCGTCAAAGAAGCGCTCGAGCAGGCGGCGCAGGCGGGCGTCGTCATCGACGATGAGAATCTTCTCGCCTTCGGCGGTAGTGCTGGACTGGGTCATGGCGTCTCCTTGGGCAGACCGTCGCAGGACGGCAAGTGGCGGCATTATCACTCAGGCGCCGGGGTGGGCGCTTCAGCCATTGTTAGCAGATTTTTCCCCGAACGGTTCCCAGCATGGGCGAGTGCGGTGTTTATAATGCGCCGCTTTCGTGTCTGGCCTGCATTCTTGCGGCCACCCTGTCGCTCCAGTGGGTAGCTTTATATTATGGACAGCATCAACAACCGCATCGCTGAAGAACTGGGCGTGCGCCCGCAGCAGGTCGCCGCCGCCGTGGCCCTGCTCGACGAAGGTTCCACCGTGCCCTTCATCGCCCGTTACCGTAAAGAAGTGACCGGCAGTCTCGACGACACCCAGCTGCGCCACCTCGAAGAGCGCCTGCGCTACCTGCGCGAGCTGGACGAACGCCGCGTGGCGATCCTCGCCAGCATCGAGGAACAGGGCAAGCTGACCCCGGAACTCAAGCGCGAGATCAACCTCGCCGACACCAAGACACGCCTCGAAGACTTGTATTTGCCCTACAAGCAGAAGCGCCGCACCAAGGGCCAGATTGCCCTGGAAGCCGGTCTCGGCGAGCTGGCCGATGCGCTGTTCAATGATCCGAGCCTGACGCCCGAGCAGGAAGCCGAGCGCTTCATCGACGCCGAAAAGGGCTTCGCCGACGTCAAGGCCGTGCTCGAAGGCGCCAAGTACATCCTCATGGAGCGCTTCGCCGAAGACGCCGCACTGCTCGACAAGCTGCGCAGCTTCCTCAAGGACAACGCCACCCTCAGCGCCCGCGTGGTACCGGGCAAGGAAAACGAAGGCGCCAAGTTCAGCGACTACTTCGAACATGACGAAGCGCTCAAGGGCGTGCCGTCGCACCGCGCGCTGGCGATCTTCCGCGGGCGCAACGAAGGCATTCTCAGCTCCAGCCTGAAAGTCGGCGAAGAGCTGCCGGGCGCCCTGCATCCGTGCGAACTGATGATCGGCGAGCGCTTCGGCATCAGCCAGAACAACCGCCCGGCGGACAAATGGCTGGCCGAGGTGGTGCGCTGGACCTGGAAGGTCAAGCTGTACAACCACCTGGAAACCGACCTGCTCGGCGAACTGCGCGAGAAGGCCGAGGACGAGGCCATCAGCGTATTCGCTCGCAACCTGCACGATCTGCTGCTGGCTGCACCGGCCGGCCCGCGCGCCACACTGGCGCTCGACCCGGGCCTGCGTACCGGCTGCAAGGTGGCAGTGGTCGATGCCACCGGCAAGGTGCTGGAAACCGCTACCGTTTACCCGCACGCCCCGCGCAACGACTGGGACGGCACCCTGGCGATCCTTGCCAAGCTGTGCGCCAAGCACGGCGTCGACCTGATCTCCATCGGCAACGGCACCGCCAGCCGCGAGACCGACAAGCTGGCCGCCGAGCTGATCAAGAAAGTGCCGGGCCTGAAGCTGACCAAGGTGATGGTCTCCGAGGCCGGCGCCTCGGTGTACTCGGCCTCGGAACTGGCCGCCCGCGAATTCCCCGACCTCGACGTATCGCTACGCGGCGCAGTAAGCATCGCCCGCCGCCTGCAGGATCCGCTGGCCGAACTGGTGAAGATCGACCCGAAATCCATCGGCGTCGGCCAGTACCAGCACGACGTGTCGCAGCTCAAGCTGGCGCGCAGCCTGGACGCCGTCGTCGAGGACTGCGTGAACGCCGTCGGCGTGGACGTGAACACCGCCTCCGCCGCCCTGCTGGCGCGCATCTCCGGCCTCAACGCGACCCTGGCGCAGAATATCGTCAGCTATCGCGATGCCAACGGCGCCTTCGCCTCGCGCGCCGACCTGAAGAAGGTACCGCGTCTGGGCGAGAAGACCTTCGAGCAGGCCGCCGGCTTCCTCCGCGTGATGAACGGCGACAACCCGCTGGACGCCTCCGCGGTGCACCCGGAAACCTACCCGCTAGTGGAGCGCATCGCCCAGGACACCAGCCGCGACATCCGCTCGCTGATCGGCGACTCGGCCTTCCTCAAGCGCCTCGACCCAGCCAAGTTCACCGATGAACGCTTCGGTCTGGTCACCGTCGGCGACATCCTCAAGGAACTGGACAAGCCTGGCCGCGACCCGCGTCCGGAATTCAAGACCGCCGAGTTCCAGGAAGGCGTGGAAACCCTCAAGGATCTCGAACTGGGCATGGTGCTCGAAGGCGTGGTGACCAACGTCACCAACTTCGGCGCCTTCGTCGACATCGGCGTGCACCAGGACGGCCTGGTGCATATCAGCGCGCTGTCGGAGAAGTTCATCAAGGATCCGCACGAGGCGGTCAAGGCCGGCGACGTGGTCAAGGTCAAGGTGATGGAAGTGGACATCCCGCGTAACCGCATCGCCCTGTCCATGCGCATGGGCGACACTCCCGGCGAGAAGGTCGACGGACCGCGCGGCGGACAATCGCGCGGTGGCAACCGTGGCGGCAACGCCCCGCGCAGCGAGCGTCATTCCAGCCAGGACAAACCGGCCCCCGCCACTGGCGGCATGGCCGCCCTGTTCGCCAACGCCAAGCAGTTGAAGAAATGAGTACGACCGACAACGTGGGCGCCAGCAGCGCCTTTTCCCGCCTGCTCGGCCTGGAGATTCTCCAGGTCGGCGGCGGAGAGGCGCGCGTGCGCCTGACCCTCACCGACGAACTGCGTAACCTGCACGGCAAGTTGCACGGCGGCGCACTGTTCTCGCTGATCGACACCGCCATGGGCCAGGCCAGCCATAGCCTGGGCGATGGCGGCCCGAGCAGCGTGACCCTGGAGTGCAAGATCAACTACATCCGCCCGGTTTCCGAAGGTAGCGTGCTATGCCACGCCAAGGTGCTGCACGCCGGGCGCCGCACCCAGGTGGTCGAAGCCGAAGTACTGCAGGGCGACAAGCTGGTCGCCAAGGCACAAGGCACCTTCGCCTGCGTGTAATAAGCACCAGGCTAGCTGATCTAATCTGGGCAACCGTTCGCCCCCTTGCAGAGTGCGGGGGCGATCCCCATATTGTGGCGACTGCCCAGTTAGGAATTGCATCTTGAGCGATATTCTCTCCCGCCGCCTGGCCCTGCTCGGCGAGCCGGCTCACCTGTCCCTGCTGGGCGAGTGCCTGCATGGCATCGAGCGCGAATGCCTGCGCGTTGATCGCGACGGCCAGTTGGCGCTGACTCCGCATCCGCAGGCGCTGGGCTCGGCGCTGACCCATGCGCAGATCACCACCGATTACTCCGAGTCGCTGCTGGAGTTCATCACCGGCACGGCTACCGACCCGGCCGCGACGCTGGGCGAGCTGGAGAACATCCACCGCTTCGCCTACGAAAAGCTGGCTGACGAACTGCTGTGGAGCCCCTCCATGCCCTGTGCACTGCCGGACGAGGAGACGATTCCCATCGCCCGCTACGGCAGCTCCAACATCGGCCGCCTCAAGTACGTGTACCGCAAGGGTCTGGCGCTGCGCTACGGCAAGACCATGCAGTGCATCGCCGGCATCCACTACAACTTCTCCCTGCCTGAAGCGCTGTGGCAGCTGCAGCAACAGGCCGAAGGCGACACGCAGAGCGCGCGCGACTATCAGTCGGCGCGCTATATCGCCCTGATCCGCAATTTCCGCCGTTACAGCTGGCTGCTGATGTACCTGTTCGGCGCCTCGCCAGCACTGGACAAGGGCTTCATGCGTGAACGGCCCCACCAGTTGCAGGAACTGGACGCCAGCACCCTGTACCTGCCGTATGCCACCAGCCTGCGCATGAGCGACCTGGGCTACCAGAGCAGCGCGCAGTCCGGCCTGACGCCCTGCTACAACGACCTGGCCAGCTATACCGACAGCCTGCGCCTGGCCGTGGCCACGCCCTACCCGGCCTACGTCGAAGCCGGCACCAAGCGTGGCGACGAATGGCTGCAACTGAACACCAACATCCTGCAGATCGAGAACGAGTACTACTCGAGCATCCGCCCGAAGCGTGTCACCTACAGCGGCGAGCGACCGATCCAGGCGCTGATGAGCCGTGGCGTGCAGTACGTGGAAGTGCGCTGCCTGGACATCAACCCCTTCCTGCCACTGGGCATCGACCTGGCCCAGGCGCGCTTCATCGACGCCTTCCTGCTGTTCTGCGCGCTGGAAGACAGCCCGCTGCTGGA
Protein-coding regions in this window:
- the ompR gene encoding two-component system response regulator OmpR, whose product is MTQSSTTAEGEKILIVDDDARLRRLLERFFDEQGYRVRAVENVEQMDRLLARELFNLVVLDLMLPGEDGLSACRRLREAGNQMPIIMLTAKGDESSRIQGLELGADDYLAKPFNPRELLARIKAVLRRQAPVVPGAPGSEDESVSFGEYELSLATRELKKGEEVHMLTTGEFAVLKALVQHAREPLTRDKLMNLARGREWDALERSIDVQISRLRRLIEPDPSKPRYIQTVWGVGYVFVPDGNK
- a CDS encoding ATP-binding protein, whose translation is MKTPYWFPQSFFARTLWLVLIVVLFSKALTLVYLMMNEDVLVDRQYSHGAALTLRAYWAASPEDRDHIAEAAGLKRIPRDKVPASEQHWPYSEIFQRQMQTELGPDTETRVRATSPPALWVHAPSLGDGWVRVPMYPHPLRGQRIWSVLGWFLGIGLLSTAAAWIFVRQLNAPLKRLVYAARQLGQGRSVRLPISDTPSEMTEVYRAFNQMAEDVEQAARERELMLAGVSHDLRTPLTRLRLALEFMENDTELTDDMVRDIEDMDAILDQFLAFIRDGRGEPVEEADFCELVRETLAPYNQGEERVRLCLEPIPPFPLRRVSTKRLLTNLVENALNHGGGDAVEVVASLAGDHAAPYVVLSVLDRGAGIDPGELDSIFNPFIRGDRARGGRGTGLGLAIVKRIAALHGGSVELRNRSGGGLEARVRLPLGLLLPRDAV
- a CDS encoding EAL domain-containing protein; protein product: MSAALPNRLPKWTWWLPLPLFHLGTWISLSTRLNDGVALCYLPLVLGLALCLWWGPRVLPALYLNALFSVPLWGLPWQWAPLYALPETASVALGWWLLRRGDFDPALGRLVDLLRFLAFGVLVPVTVVALGLQSNLWLTGFQSAEQWAQASLSVWLTDGINLLALSAPLLAFATPLLRARGWLQARGESSAPTLIVSRSLFGWLFAVGAFLLLMLLLGSLPSLLALPLLGISMLVLALRHAFAGALYGVMLGYCATLLLPLLRTGLSQGDLDLQRNHLQLAVLLLMGAALLVGRALSDLRQTLALSAQMQQQLARANLAMEASPLGVTIADARQGDMPLVYCNPAFTQITGYSVAEALGRDCLFLANDEASQHGLQKLRSALREGRAAQAVVRNVRKDGSRFWNEVVLAPMRDERGISHFVGLQHDVSEREELAAQVERQRAEMLRQSHLFSQTEDIANLGGWVLEISDYSMFWSDGCYRIVERDIHQGPPTLEQVLDYYDTPSQALIMQTLQAAQNGLEDLDIEVRLVARLGARLVRLRGMVERDDDGSLVRLYGVVQDISERKRAESQLRERDERLRLFFEAPLIGMALTTQAFGWEEINQKLCSILSRSREELLASTWHQLSHPGDMAAEKARLEPVLLGSSDGFEMDKRFLRGDGQVVYTRVSLSVVRGSAGRPTLFLLLVEDISARREAEARYQTLVEHAPEAILLFSPEGGIVEFNENALRLFRYRREELRGRSIQSISPLRQADGRLSSRAGKEYLRRAIKGEAPVFEWNHRDSAGRQLPCEVRLVRMPGEELLIRASVTDISERQRYQREIERLAYSDELTGLPNRRLLLDRLQHAMDRENREGSLGALLFIDLDHFKTVNDSLGHLVGDALLCEVTTRLAAELRTEDTLARLGGDEFVVLLEALGHEPQAVAEHAAAVGEKLLRGLQGSCLIDGHELAISASIGIALHPMGLQQASDILKQADTAMYRAKHAGRNALHFFAPEMQAAIDQRLQLQSELRQAIARQQLQLVFQPQLRLADDSVAGAEVLLRWRHPERGEIGPDQFIPLAEETGLIQDIGQWVLEQACAALARWQMQWPHLVLAVNLSPRELRHAACVERVEDCLRRHGVPAQALELEITEGVLLEDVDRCIGNMQQLKAQGVRFAIDDFGTGYSSLTYLKRLPLDRLKIDRSFVSDLDGEASGQMLVQTILMIARNLGLECVAEGVERDSQLALLREQNCALGQGYLFGRPMAEAEFLAWMQARQG